Proteins encoded within one genomic window of Thermococcus celer Vu 13 = JCM 8558:
- the psmB gene encoding archaeal proteasome endopeptidase complex subunit beta, whose product METKKTGTTTVGIKARDGVVLAADTQASLDHMVETLNIKKIVPITDRIAITTAGSVGDVQALARMLEAEARYYRFTWNRPMSTKAMANLLSNVLNENKWFPYLVQIIIGGYVDEPTLANLDPMGGLVFDDYTATGSGSPFAIAIIEDGFKKDMSVEEARELAVRAVRTAGKRDVYTGDRKVQVVVITKDGMKEEFVEFNE is encoded by the coding sequence ATGGAGACGAAGAAAACCGGAACCACCACCGTGGGAATAAAGGCGAGGGACGGCGTCGTCCTGGCAGCGGATACCCAGGCCTCGCTCGATCACATGGTCGAGACCCTCAACATCAAGAAGATAGTCCCGATAACCGACAGGATAGCGATAACCACCGCCGGGAGCGTCGGCGACGTCCAGGCCCTCGCGAGGATGCTCGAGGCCGAGGCTCGCTACTACCGCTTCACCTGGAACAGGCCCATGAGCACGAAGGCGATGGCCAACCTGCTCAGCAACGTCCTGAACGAGAACAAGTGGTTCCCCTACCTCGTCCAGATAATCATCGGCGGCTACGTTGATGAGCCGACCCTTGCCAACCTCGACCCGATGGGCGGCCTCGTCTTCGACGACTACACCGCGACCGGCTCCGGAAGCCCCTTCGCCATAGCCATCATCGAGGACGGCTTCAAGAAGGACATGAGCGTCGAGGAGGCCAGGGAGCTCGCCGTCAGGGCGGTCAGGACGGCCGGAAAGAGGGACGTTTACACGGGCGACAGGAAGGTGCAGGTCGTCGTCATAACGAAGGACGGCATGAAGGAGGAGTTCGTGGAGTTCAACGAGTGA
- the thrC gene encoding threonine synthase, with product MKLICPLCGRTYDGPVQRCECGGPVEFERFRGEPYIGRSVWERFWDFWPVEPELELSLGEGDTPLVRSKLGKELGIRLYLKNETVNPTWSFKDRGTFLAMSHALKAGHKTVGTVSTGNMAASVAAYASRFGLKSKILVSENASNEKLKAVSVYGGEVVRVSGDYGRLYFESLELGERLGIYFINSDNPFRVEGYKGIAFEIAEGASPDYVLVPTSSGGLFRGIAKGFLELHENGLMDELPTLVAVQAEGCSPICRAFREGKSRVERFENPKTIAKAIANPYPPSGDAVLRLLREFNWKCVSVSDGEVVEAQRRLANEGLFVQPASATGVAALKRLEIPEGAKVVSILTGSGLKTLKGAPEGEVGECPLEELERCLR from the coding sequence GTGAAGCTGATATGTCCGCTCTGCGGAAGGACCTACGATGGGCCCGTCCAGAGGTGCGAATGCGGCGGGCCTGTGGAGTTCGAGCGTTTCAGGGGCGAGCCCTACATAGGGCGGAGCGTCTGGGAGCGGTTCTGGGACTTCTGGCCCGTGGAACCCGAACTGGAGCTCTCGCTCGGTGAGGGCGATACTCCGCTGGTGAGGTCAAAACTCGGGAAAGAACTTGGAATAAGGCTTTACCTCAAGAACGAGACGGTGAACCCAACGTGGAGCTTCAAGGACCGCGGGACCTTCCTGGCGATGAGCCACGCCCTTAAAGCGGGCCACAAAACCGTCGGGACGGTCTCAACGGGCAACATGGCGGCGAGCGTTGCGGCCTACGCATCACGTTTCGGCCTGAAATCCAAAATCCTGGTTTCTGAAAACGCGAGCAACGAGAAGCTAAAGGCCGTGAGCGTTTACGGTGGGGAAGTCGTGAGGGTCTCCGGGGACTACGGGAGGCTTTACTTCGAGAGCCTCGAACTGGGCGAGAGGCTCGGAATCTACTTCATCAACTCCGACAACCCCTTCCGCGTCGAGGGCTACAAGGGGATAGCCTTCGAGATAGCCGAGGGGGCGAGCCCGGACTACGTTCTCGTCCCGACGAGCTCCGGTGGTCTGTTCCGGGGAATCGCCAAGGGCTTCCTCGAACTCCACGAAAACGGGCTGATGGATGAACTCCCGACGCTGGTGGCGGTTCAGGCCGAGGGTTGCTCGCCGATATGCCGGGCCTTCCGGGAGGGAAAATCGAGGGTGGAGCGCTTTGAGAACCCGAAAACGATAGCGAAGGCCATAGCGAACCCTTATCCACCGAGCGGGGACGCCGTGCTCAGGCTCCTCCGAGAGTTCAACTGGAAGTGCGTGAGCGTTTCCGATGGGGAGGTAGTTGAGGCCCAAAGGAGACTGGCGAATGAGGGGCTCTTCGTCCAGCCGGCGAGCGCCACGGGCGTCGCGGCACTGAAGAGGCTCGAGATTCCTGAGGGAGCCAAGGTCGTCTCGATACTCACGGGTTCGGGGTTGAAAACCCTGAAGGGCGCGCCGGAAGGAGAAGTGGGGGAGTGTCCGCTTGAAGAGCTTGAAAGATGCCTGAGGTGA
- a CDS encoding DODA-type extradiol aromatic ring-opening family dioxygenase yields the protein MIAGVGLMPHGNPVLEPEDGETEMLAKVLKGIGRTFADVDAYVLVSPHNVRMSDHLGVVLAENLVSWLGFEGKELPGEWKTDRELAERIYKAEKEAGMPVVDLNFASLGGEYSRWPLSWGELIPLHFLEKKPLVLITPARNVPRETLVRFGEVLGEVIEESEERVALIISADHGHAHDENGPYGFRKESEEYDGLVMELIRENRLEGLLEIPEELVKAALVDSYWQMLMMLGAMRKAEFELKASAYACPTYFGMAGALWVRKVQSRGTHTFNGDPSMDKNKRRGTVRASTGIHGSR from the coding sequence ATGATAGCTGGAGTCGGTCTCATGCCGCACGGAAACCCCGTTCTGGAGCCGGAGGATGGGGAAACGGAGATGCTCGCGAAAGTCCTTAAAGGGATCGGAAGGACCTTCGCGGACGTCGACGCCTACGTCCTGGTGAGCCCCCACAACGTCCGGATGAGCGACCACCTCGGGGTGGTTCTGGCCGAGAACCTCGTTTCCTGGCTCGGCTTCGAGGGGAAGGAGCTCCCCGGGGAGTGGAAAACGGATAGGGAACTGGCGGAGAGAATCTACAAAGCGGAGAAGGAGGCAGGGATGCCCGTGGTGGATTTGAACTTCGCCTCGCTGGGCGGGGAGTACTCGAGGTGGCCGCTGAGCTGGGGGGAGCTGATCCCGCTCCACTTCCTCGAGAAGAAACCGCTCGTCCTCATAACACCGGCCAGAAACGTGCCCCGGGAGACCCTCGTCCGCTTCGGCGAGGTCCTCGGGGAAGTGATTGAGGAAAGCGAGGAGAGGGTCGCATTAATAATCAGCGCGGACCACGGGCACGCGCACGACGAGAACGGGCCCTACGGTTTTAGAAAGGAGAGCGAGGAGTACGACGGGCTCGTCATGGAACTGATTCGAGAGAACAGGCTCGAGGGACTCCTGGAGATCCCGGAGGAACTCGTTAAGGCGGCCCTCGTGGACAGTTACTGGCAAATGTTGATGATGCTCGGGGCGATGAGAAAGGCCGAGTTCGAGCTGAAGGCGAGCGCCTACGCCTGCCCGACGTACTTCGGCATGGCCGGGGCGCTGTGGGTCAGGAAGGTACAATCACGGGGCACCCATACCTTCAACGGCGATCCATCCATGGACAAAAACAAAAGGCGGGGGACGGTCAGGGCATCAACAGGTATTCACGGGAGTAGGTAG
- a CDS encoding cyclic 2,3-diphosphoglycerate synthase: protein MAEKRRKRVLILGAAGRDFHNFNVFFRDNPDYEVVAFTATQIPDIEGRTYPPELAGELYPNGIPIWSEDDMEKIIKEHDIDIVVFAYSDVSHEHVMHLASRAHSAGADFWLLGPKSVMLKSSKPVIAVTAVRTGCGKSQTSRKVAQLLQEMGYKVVAIRHPMPYGDLRKQIVQRFASYEDLDKYECTIEEREEYEPYIDRGMVVYAGVDYEKILREAEKEADIILWDGGNNDFPFYVPDLWIVVTDPHRPGHELKYHPGETNFRAADVIIINKIDTANRDDIQKVREDIEKVNPNAIVIDGASPLYVDKPELIKGKRVLVVEDGPTLTHGGMRYGAGYIAAKKYGAKEIVDPRPYAVGSIVDTYRKYSHLDVILPAMGYGAKQIKELEETINRADADVVIMGTPIDLRRIMKLNKPAVRVRYELEEIGEPKLKDVLRDFVEKCEKLKKE, encoded by the coding sequence ATGGCCGAGAAGAGGAGGAAGAGGGTTCTGATTTTGGGCGCCGCCGGAAGGGACTTCCACAACTTCAACGTGTTCTTCAGGGACAACCCCGACTACGAGGTAGTCGCGTTCACGGCAACGCAGATCCCCGACATCGAGGGCAGAACCTACCCGCCCGAGCTCGCGGGCGAGCTCTACCCGAACGGGATTCCGATATGGAGCGAGGACGACATGGAAAAGATAATCAAGGAGCACGACATCGACATCGTTGTGTTCGCCTACTCGGACGTTTCCCACGAACACGTCATGCACCTCGCGAGCAGGGCCCACTCCGCCGGAGCCGACTTCTGGCTTCTTGGACCGAAATCTGTGATGCTCAAGTCCAGCAAGCCGGTCATCGCGGTCACCGCCGTCAGAACCGGCTGTGGAAAGAGCCAGACCAGCAGGAAGGTCGCCCAGCTCCTCCAGGAGATGGGCTACAAAGTCGTCGCGATAAGGCACCCGATGCCCTACGGCGATTTGAGGAAGCAGATCGTTCAGCGCTTCGCCAGCTACGAGGACCTCGATAAGTACGAGTGCACCATCGAGGAGCGCGAGGAGTACGAGCCCTACATCGACAGGGGCATGGTCGTCTACGCGGGCGTTGACTACGAGAAGATACTCCGCGAGGCCGAGAAGGAGGCCGACATAATCCTCTGGGACGGCGGGAACAACGACTTCCCGTTCTACGTGCCAGACCTCTGGATAGTGGTCACCGACCCGCACAGGCCCGGGCACGAGCTGAAGTACCACCCCGGCGAGACGAACTTCCGCGCGGCCGACGTGATAATCATCAACAAGATAGACACCGCGAACCGCGACGACATCCAGAAGGTCCGCGAGGACATCGAGAAGGTCAACCCGAACGCGATAGTCATTGACGGCGCCTCGCCGCTCTACGTTGACAAGCCCGAGCTCATAAAGGGCAAGCGCGTTCTCGTCGTCGAGGACGGCCCGACGCTGACCCACGGCGGCATGAGGTACGGTGCCGGGTACATAGCGGCCAAGAAGTACGGGGCAAAGGAGATAGTCGACCCGAGGCCCTACGCGGTGGGATCAATCGTCGACACATACAGGAAGTACAGTCACCTCGACGTCATCCTGCCGGCCATGGGTTACGGCGCCAAGCAGATAAAGGAGCTCGAGGAGACCATCAACAGGGCGGATGCCGACGTCGTCATAATGGGAACACCGATAGACCTCAGGAGGATCATGAAGCTCAACAAGCCGGCCGTCCGCGTCCGCTACGAGCTCGAGGAGATAGGCGAGCCGAAGCTCAAAGACGTCCTCAGGGACTTCGTCGAGAAGTGCGAGAAGCTCAAGAAGGAGTGA
- a CDS encoding secondary thiamine-phosphate synthase enzyme YjbQ has protein sequence MKVVTRELRFETRGEIDLIDITREVERIVEESGVENGQALVFVPGATGAIVTIEHESGLLEDFKRTLRELVPKGKGYLHDRIDDNAHSHLRATLLGASECFPVVGGRLVRGTWQEVFFVELDVRPRHRRVVVQVVGE, from the coding sequence ATGAAGGTCGTCACGAGGGAGCTGAGGTTCGAGACGAGGGGAGAGATAGACCTGATTGATATAACTCGAGAGGTTGAGAGGATCGTGGAGGAGTCCGGCGTGGAGAACGGCCAGGCCCTGGTCTTCGTTCCGGGGGCGACGGGGGCCATAGTCACGATAGAGCACGAGTCGGGCCTTCTGGAGGATTTCAAGCGAACCTTAAGGGAGCTCGTCCCGAAGGGTAAAGGCTACCTCCACGACAGGATAGACGACAACGCCCACAGCCACCTGAGGGCCACGCTCCTCGGTGCGAGCGAGTGCTTCCCGGTCGTGGGCGGGAGGCTCGTGAGGGGGACGTGGCAGGAGGTCTTCTTCGTCGAGCTCGACGTGAGACCGAGGCACAGGCGCGTCGTGGTTCAGGTCGTGGGGGAGTGA
- a CDS encoding VanZ family protein produces the protein MRRVVLASYLLFLLLLNVAPVPSSPVQNGDKMGHLLEFFLLGLLGWPLWSYLLPFPVLLEFLQLLVPWRTFSLADMGANLIGLVAGLLLGWWHEGRHEGAEVRDEGRDRPD, from the coding sequence TTGAGGCGGGTAGTACTCGCTTCTTATCTTCTCTTTCTCCTGCTACTGAACGTTGCGCCTGTTCCCTCATCTCCGGTTCAGAACGGTGACAAGATGGGCCACCTACTCGAGTTCTTCCTCCTCGGTCTCCTCGGGTGGCCCCTCTGGTCTTACCTGCTTCCGTTCCCGGTTCTCCTCGAGTTCCTCCAGCTTCTCGTCCCCTGGAGAACCTTCTCCCTCGCGGACATGGGCGCAAACCTAATAGGGCTCGTCGCCGGACTCCTCCTTGGGTGGTGGCATGAAGGTCGTCACGAGGGAGCTGAGGTTCGAGACGAGGGGAGAGATAGACCTGATTGA
- a CDS encoding thiamine-phosphate synthase family protein: MRTPSVYIAEELMPFLRARIAEKLYRSGMKQSEIAAYLGITQAMVSKYLAGKYKTPPGEVARKLEEIAGDVASFILFGGRREDAVIMAARRVLELFQNGFLCAFYAEYAGVSEDACRSLFSSTRDRSEILEVLNSALNELLKEGRFPGLIPEVRSNFAYALPSPRGIGDVAAVPGRITAVKGKAFALPPEFGASSFTAGILVELSRIRPEIRSVLNVRYGNDVERALEKAGFKVARIKTGGLSEEEAVRAIAGVFVEDSYDAVVDEGGFGVEPLTYLFGRNPLEVVEKLKRLVGNL; the protein is encoded by the coding sequence ATGAGGACGCCCAGTGTGTACATCGCGGAAGAGCTTATGCCCTTCCTGAGGGCCAGAATAGCCGAGAAGCTCTACAGGAGCGGCATGAAGCAGTCCGAGATAGCCGCCTACCTCGGCATAACCCAGGCCATGGTCAGCAAGTACCTGGCTGGGAAATACAAGACTCCCCCGGGAGAGGTTGCCCGAAAACTGGAGGAGATAGCCGGCGACGTTGCCAGCTTCATCCTCTTCGGCGGGCGCAGGGAAGATGCCGTTATAATGGCCGCGAGGAGGGTCTTAGAGCTCTTCCAGAACGGTTTTCTCTGCGCGTTCTACGCGGAGTACGCGGGCGTCAGCGAGGATGCGTGCCGCTCGCTGTTCTCCTCAACTCGTGACAGGAGCGAGATACTCGAGGTTCTGAACAGCGCCCTCAACGAGCTCCTCAAAGAGGGGAGGTTTCCGGGGCTCATCCCCGAGGTGCGGAGCAACTTCGCCTACGCCCTTCCCTCCCCCCGCGGAATAGGGGACGTGGCCGCGGTTCCGGGGAGGATAACCGCCGTTAAGGGCAAGGCCTTCGCCCTGCCGCCGGAGTTCGGGGCGAGCTCCTTCACGGCAGGAATACTCGTCGAGCTCTCGAGGATAAGACCCGAGATACGGAGCGTCCTCAACGTCCGCTATGGAAATGACGTCGAGCGGGCCCTTGAAAAGGCCGGCTTCAAGGTTGCGCGCATTAAAACGGGTGGATTGAGCGAGGAGGAGGCGGTTAGGGCCATAGCGGGCGTTTTCGTTGAGGATTCCTACGATGCGGTCGTCGATGAGGGCGGGTTTGGGGTGGAGCCCCTCACCTACCTCTTCGGGAGGAACCCCCTGGAAGTTGTTGAGAAGCTCAAACGGCTGGTGGGGAACCTTTGA
- the pyrB gene encoding aspartate carbamoyltransferase translates to MEWKGRDVISVRDFSKGDIEFVLKVAERLEGELKEKGSLNYAAGKILATLFFEPSTRTRLSFESAMHCLGGSVIGFSSAASTSVRKGESLADTVRTVEQYSDVIVIRHPMEGAARLAAEVTEIPVINAGDGSNQHPTQTLLDLYTIKRTFGRIDGLSIGLLGDLKYGRTVHSLAQALALYDVELHLISPELLRMPGHIVEELRDRVPVHETTDLEGAVPELDVLYVTRIQRERFPDEQEYLKVKGSYQVNLRLLRKAKENLKVMHPLPRVDEIHPEVDGTEHALYFRQVFSGVPVRMALLGLTLGVI, encoded by the coding sequence ATGGAGTGGAAAGGACGCGACGTGATAAGCGTTAGGGACTTCTCGAAGGGTGATATCGAGTTCGTTTTGAAGGTCGCCGAAAGGCTTGAGGGGGAACTGAAGGAGAAGGGCTCGCTCAACTACGCCGCCGGAAAGATCCTGGCGACGCTCTTCTTCGAGCCGTCAACGAGAACCCGCCTGAGCTTTGAGAGCGCCATGCACTGCCTCGGCGGTTCGGTCATAGGCTTCTCCTCGGCCGCAAGCACGAGCGTCCGGAAGGGGGAGAGCCTGGCGGACACGGTGAGGACGGTCGAGCAGTACAGCGACGTTATCGTGATAAGGCACCCGATGGAGGGGGCCGCGAGGCTCGCCGCCGAGGTGACCGAAATTCCCGTCATCAACGCCGGGGACGGGAGCAACCAGCACCCCACCCAGACCCTCCTCGACCTCTACACGATAAAGCGCACCTTCGGAAGGATAGACGGTCTCTCCATAGGCCTGCTCGGCGACCTCAAGTACGGGCGGACCGTCCACAGCCTGGCGCAGGCCCTGGCACTCTACGACGTCGAGCTCCACCTCATCTCGCCGGAGCTCCTGAGGATGCCGGGGCACATAGTCGAGGAACTCCGCGATAGGGTTCCCGTTCACGAGACGACTGACCTGGAGGGAGCCGTTCCGGAGCTGGACGTTCTCTACGTCACGAGGATTCAGCGCGAGCGCTTCCCGGACGAACAGGAGTACCTCAAGGTCAAGGGCAGTTATCAGGTCAACCTCAGGCTCCTGAGGAAGGCGAAGGAGAACCTCAAGGTGATGCACCCGCTCCCGCGCGTCGACGAGATACATCCCGAGGTGGACGGGACGGAGCACGCACTCTACTTCAGGCAGGTCTTCTCGGGCGTTCCCGTCAGGATGGCACTTCTGGGCCTGACTCTGGGGGTGATTTGA
- the pyrI gene encoding aspartate carbamoyltransferase regulatory subunit produces MAELKVTAIKDGTVIDHIPAGKGLKVIEILHLNRPNGGALLLASNVRSGKLGRKDIVKVEGRFLSEEEVNKIALIAPTATVNIVRDYGVSEKFKVEVPDEITGILHCANPNCVSNHEHTVSRFHVVSREPLKVRCHYCERTMEGDEILRNL; encoded by the coding sequence ATGGCCGAGCTGAAGGTCACCGCGATAAAGGATGGAACCGTCATAGACCACATTCCAGCGGGAAAGGGGCTGAAGGTCATCGAGATACTCCACCTCAACAGACCGAACGGCGGCGCCCTCCTCCTGGCATCCAACGTCCGGAGCGGGAAGCTCGGGAGGAAGGACATCGTCAAGGTCGAGGGCAGGTTCCTGAGCGAGGAGGAGGTCAACAAGATAGCCCTCATCGCCCCGACGGCGACGGTCAACATAGTGAGGGACTACGGAGTATCGGAGAAGTTCAAGGTTGAGGTCCCCGACGAGATAACCGGGATTCTGCACTGCGCCAACCCGAACTGCGTCAGCAACCACGAGCACACCGTCTCGAGGTTCCACGTCGTCTCGAGGGAGCCCCTCAAGGTGCGCTGCCACTACTGCGAGAGGACGATGGAGGGAGATGAGATACTGAGAAACCTCTGA
- a CDS encoding D-glucuronyl C5-epimerase family protein has protein sequence MKRNVATLVIVSILIVGIAGFVYRDNASRIDLTGNQGTEKPENARVYAMVENKNAAFEMALFSVEIGGTRINETNVPVLVYTGSPGRVTFSIGGWALNWNGVKFDVRGKVTVNAEAGRDYLVTLEPVHEPGIFIMRTDERLSGVIGRDVPGTILLDDNTVTREILAREGFSGEFLANEKLRERYLNLWGITGNLSYLKAYRDLGYHLKTLGLMARLGNVEEPAVRTLILDLRATDYYYSRWSEPGRKDLILVFSNDSPYRGALKVTDGPIRSRLPFVYYSARGFNLYPVSALHWGEIYYERGDYGTMLGILNELLPLITYGEHNGAEYALFHIYFQFQNASVPWVSGYAQGVAAGLYALAYNITGNETYLKTAGLFLNSFDLPPGRDGFVVSTKYGQWYLEYNYYPDELVLNGHIIALRGLYHYWKVTGDEKAHGLFWKGAMSVRRALPDFDTGEWSRYAIIYNSSSVFYHRLHVKLLVWLYAKTGDETFLRYAERWNGYLEKKGLKPEDIPALLDEMGNAPQHG, from the coding sequence ATGAAAAGAAACGTTGCGACGTTGGTAATCGTCTCAATCCTCATCGTGGGCATAGCCGGATTCGTTTACCGGGACAACGCATCGCGGATCGATCTCACCGGAAACCAGGGCACAGAAAAGCCGGAAAACGCCAGGGTATACGCGATGGTCGAGAACAAGAACGCCGCCTTCGAGATGGCGCTTTTCAGCGTGGAGATCGGCGGGACGAGGATAAACGAGACCAACGTTCCGGTGCTCGTTTACACCGGATCGCCAGGCAGGGTCACTTTCAGTATAGGGGGTTGGGCCCTCAACTGGAACGGCGTGAAATTCGACGTCAGGGGAAAGGTAACGGTAAACGCGGAGGCCGGAAGAGACTACCTGGTGACGCTTGAACCCGTTCATGAACCCGGCATCTTCATCATGAGAACCGACGAGAGGCTCAGCGGCGTCATTGGCCGTGATGTGCCAGGTACGATACTTCTCGATGACAACACGGTGACGAGGGAGATCCTCGCACGGGAGGGCTTTTCCGGGGAGTTCCTCGCCAACGAAAAGCTGAGGGAGAGGTACCTGAACCTGTGGGGGATAACCGGGAACCTGAGCTATCTGAAGGCGTACAGGGATTTGGGCTACCACCTGAAGACCCTTGGCCTGATGGCAAGGCTGGGCAACGTTGAGGAGCCCGCGGTCAGGACGCTGATTCTGGACCTCAGGGCCACCGATTACTACTACTCCCGCTGGAGCGAGCCCGGAAGGAAGGACCTCATCCTCGTCTTCTCCAACGATTCCCCGTACCGCGGGGCGCTCAAGGTCACCGACGGGCCGATTAGGAGCCGGCTACCGTTCGTATACTACTCCGCGAGGGGCTTCAACCTCTACCCCGTCTCGGCCCTCCACTGGGGCGAGATTTACTATGAGAGGGGCGATTACGGAACAATGCTCGGAATCCTGAACGAGCTCCTTCCTCTCATTACATACGGGGAGCACAACGGGGCGGAATACGCGCTCTTTCACATCTACTTCCAGTTCCAGAACGCGAGCGTTCCCTGGGTCTCGGGCTACGCCCAGGGCGTTGCCGCGGGGCTCTACGCTCTGGCCTACAACATCACGGGCAACGAGACCTACCTCAAGACCGCGGGGCTCTTCCTGAACTCCTTCGACCTCCCTCCGGGTCGGGACGGCTTCGTCGTCTCCACGAAGTACGGGCAGTGGTACCTGGAGTACAACTACTACCCGGACGAACTCGTCCTGAACGGCCACATAATAGCCCTCCGCGGCCTCTACCATTACTGGAAGGTCACGGGCGATGAGAAGGCCCACGGGCTCTTCTGGAAGGGCGCGATGAGCGTCAGGAGGGCCCTGCCGGATTTCGACACGGGGGAGTGGAGCAGGTACGCGATTATCTACAACTCCTCAAGCGTGTTCTACCACAGGTTGCACGTAAAGCTCCTCGTCTGGCTCTACGCGAAAACCGGGGATGAGACGTTCCTGAGGTACGCCGAGAGGTGGAACGGCTACCTCGAGAAAAAAGGGCTGAAGCCGGAGGACATCCCCGCGCTACTCGACGAGATGGGGAACGCGCCTCAGCACGGGTAG
- a CDS encoding ECF transporter S component, with the protein MRMSSREIAVIGMMLGLSLMLDVVPVEMPTVWGMKIDLVAVPIIMAYLLTGFLGGLVAVFLLFLGLGIVSSASWLGGMMKATATLGVLLGLEAAKRLTRFNFENADGKRTAVFAVLAFLIGIAIRVPLMVALNYYVALPVWLGVPHEKVVETVEAWTGVPFWVAIGLPNVIQSTIDVFLGLAATLPVLRRVPHLVE; encoded by the coding sequence ATGAGAATGAGCTCAAGGGAGATAGCGGTAATCGGGATGATGCTCGGCCTTTCCCTCATGCTGGACGTCGTTCCCGTGGAGATGCCCACCGTCTGGGGCATGAAGATAGACCTCGTGGCGGTTCCGATAATCATGGCATACCTCCTAACGGGCTTCCTCGGGGGCCTCGTCGCGGTGTTCCTGCTGTTCCTCGGGCTTGGGATAGTCTCGTCGGCGAGCTGGCTGGGCGGCATGATGAAGGCCACCGCGACGCTGGGCGTTCTCCTCGGTCTGGAAGCGGCGAAGAGGCTCACCCGCTTTAACTTCGAGAACGCCGATGGAAAAAGAACGGCGGTCTTCGCGGTTCTGGCCTTCCTGATAGGAATCGCGATAAGGGTTCCCCTGATGGTGGCGCTGAACTACTACGTGGCCCTTCCGGTGTGGCTGGGCGTTCCCCACGAGAAGGTGGTGGAGACGGTCGAGGCCTGGACGGGCGTCCCCTTCTGGGTCGCTATAGGCCTGCCCAACGTCATCCAGAGCACCATCGACGTGTTCCTTGGGCTGGCGGCGACGCTACCCGTGCTGAGGCGCGTTCCCCATCTCGTCGAGTAG
- a CDS encoding AAA family ATPase, with translation MIVGIVGKIAAGKTTVAKFFEERGFCRVSCSDPLVDLLTHNVSGYSWIPELPEKAEPTRERLIEFGKHLKETYGGDVLIRLAVDKMRDCDNIVIDGVRSREEISAIKRLGGKIIYVEAKPETRFERLMRRRASKDKGIKSFADFRAMDDAEERLYHTSELKGLADYVVVNEGTLEELREKVARIIERITGKA, from the coding sequence ATGATAGTGGGGATCGTTGGGAAAATCGCCGCCGGAAAGACGACGGTCGCGAAGTTCTTCGAGGAGAGGGGCTTCTGCAGGGTGTCTTGCAGCGACCCGCTGGTTGACCTGCTCACCCACAACGTCTCGGGTTATTCGTGGATCCCGGAGCTACCTGAGAAGGCCGAACCGACGCGCGAGAGGCTCATAGAGTTCGGAAAGCACCTCAAGGAGACCTACGGGGGGGACGTACTAATAAGGTTAGCCGTCGACAAGATGAGGGACTGCGATAACATCGTGATAGACGGCGTCCGCTCCCGGGAGGAGATAAGCGCGATAAAGAGGCTCGGTGGGAAGATCATCTACGTGGAGGCGAAGCCGGAGACGAGGTTCGAGCGCCTGATGAGGCGGAGGGCGAGCAAGGACAAGGGCATAAAGAGCTTCGCCGATTTCAGGGCGATGGACGACGCCGAGGAGAGGCTCTACCACACGAGCGAGCTGAAGGGCCTGGCCGACTACGTGGTGGTGAACGAGGGAACGCTGGAGGAGCTGAGGGAGAAGGTCGCGAGGATCATCGAGAGGATAACGGGAAAGGCTTAA
- a CDS encoding flavodoxin domain-containing protein produces the protein MRALIVYVSIHHKNTEKVAKAMADVLNADLSKPRKIKPAEVGKYDLVGFGSGIYWWRHHWALLRLVDNLPRMEGKKAFIFSTAGMNTPWYTSTTSGRGSRTP, from the coding sequence ATGAGGGCGCTCATCGTATACGTCTCCATCCACCATAAAAACACAGAAAAAGTCGCAAAGGCGATGGCCGATGTTCTAAACGCCGATTTGAGCAAGCCGCGGAAGATAAAGCCGGCAGAGGTTGGGAAGTACGACCTCGTGGGCTTCGGCTCGGGGATCTACTGGTGGAGGCACCACTGGGCGCTTCTCAGGCTCGTGGACAATCTTCCAAGAATGGAGGGAAAGAAGGCTTTTATCTTCTCAACGGCCGGGATGAATACTCCTTGGTATACCTCAACTACCTCGGGGAGAGGGTCGAGGACGCCCTGA